A single window of Haliotis asinina isolate JCU_RB_2024 chromosome 5, JCU_Hal_asi_v2, whole genome shotgun sequence DNA harbors:
- the LOC137284863 gene encoding uncharacterized protein, with translation MLLLLVSLSCLVAVKAQATPCCMASKWSATMSDIQAIANGNMVSSDYYYDSDNMVTAIQYYEFGTPKPVLRNRVVTSYSKNVRYNIDADGTCSKEDISDTMIPNCIPATATYLGSNYVGTEETGLKYDGWQIPLGSLNITASFSNPDCIPIVQGVSGTASSAPVNLALFFNGYKVGITNPSVFDVPISC, from the exons ATGCTGCTTCTTCTGGTCAGTCTGTCATGCCTGGTGGCGGTCAAGGCTCAAGCAACGCCTTGTTGTATGGCCAGTAAATGGTCAGCGACAATGTCGGACATCCAAGCGATCGCCAATGGAAATATG GTTTCGTCCGATTACTACTATGACAGCGACAACATGGTGACCGCCATCCAGTACTACGAGTTCGGAACCCCAAAGCCTGTGTTGAGGAACAGAGTTGTCACATCATACTCCAAG AACGTACGCTATAACATTGACGCTGACGGCACATGCTCAAAAGAAGACATCTCTGATACCATGATCCCAAACTGTATCCCAG CCACAGCCACGTACCTTGGGTCTAACTACGTTGGTACTGAGGAAACTGGGCTGAAGTATGATGGCTGGCAGATACCACTGGGCAGCCTCAACATCACCGCCAGCTTCTCCAACCCCGACTGTATCCCAATAGTCCAGGGTGTTTCTGGCACAGCATCATCAG CTCCAGTTAATTTAGCTCTATTCTTCAACGGATACAAGGTCGGCATCACCAATCCTTCTGTCTTCGACGTCCCAATTTCTTGTTAG
- the LOC137284820 gene encoding caspase-3-like → MDRVQSMEQREETTSDNEHADGLTTTKIKKFFMGTDKGGKNGTKNGDNRKSPPGIPESNVYDFRQPRRGIAVIINNKKFVNPRHRRDGSEIDVIRLTKMFTCYDFDIVIYNDLTVDEIVATLKMVACFPDHERADCFACAIGSHGDEVTVKAGSPPEDAIMGIGGDLVLTKVLLDIFSDAKCPGLRGKPRLFFIQACRGELLDDGQEIMVSKLTLAPQDPGQCTNDARVKEHSKKGSNPSPLCPPIDPHFLVMYASPPGHAAWRRTDGSWFTRCLTDTFLSTNAEATSLTKVLTSVCGTMTQLQSKDGKKQVPCIITKLTKDVYFTPKRYS, encoded by the exons ATGGACAGAGTGCAGAGCATGGAGCAGAGGGAGGAGACGACTTCAG ACAATGAACATGCTGATGGACTCACCACGACAAAGATAAAGAAGTTCTTCATGGG AACTGACAAAGGAGGTAAGAACGGGACTAAAAATGGCGACAACCGCAAGTCACCGCCGGGCATCCCGGAATCGAATGTGTATGACTTCCGTCAACCTCGACGTGGTATCGccgtcatcatcaacaacaagaaATTCGTCAACCCTCGACATCGCCGCGACGGCTCAGAAATCGACGTCATCAGGCTAACAAAGATGTTTACCTGCTACGACTTTGATATTGTCATCTACAATGATTTGACAGTCGATGAAATAGTGGCGACACTCAAGATGG ttgCGTGTTTTCCGGACCATGAGCGAGCCGACTGCTTTGCATGTGCCATTGGTTCCCATGGCGACGAAGTGACCGTCAAGGCGGGTTCACCACCAGAGGACGCTATTATGGGTATTGGCGGTGACCTTGTCCTTACGAAGGTGCTACTGGACATATTCTCAGACGCCAAGTGCCCCGGACTTCGAGGGAAGCCCCGATTATTCTTTATACAG GCATGTCGAGGTGAGCTGTTGGACGATGGCCAAGAGATCATGGTATCTAAACTGACCCTAGCTCCACAAGATCCTGGACAGTGTACCAACGACGCCAGAGTGAAAGAGCATTCAAAGAAGGGAAGTAATCCCTCTCCGCTGTGTCCCCCAATCGATCCTCATTTCCTTGTCATGTACGCCTCGCCTCCAG GTCATGCGGCCTGGCGGCGCACAGACGGTTCCTGGTTTACAAGATGTCTCACGGACACGTTTCTGAGCACCAATGCTGAGGCCACATCTCTCACAAAGGTCCTCACGAGTGTCTGTGGAACTATGACGCAACTCCAGTCAAAGGATGGAAAGAAACAAGTTCCATGTATAATTACTAAACTCACAAAAGATGTGTATTTCACTCCCAAACGATACAGCTGA